A region of bacterium DNA encodes the following proteins:
- a CDS encoding response regulator transcription factor — translation MITVSIVEDDKDICQSLAMLINSTLQFKCTHTYNDCATGIAGVIKDPPNVVLMDIGLPDMSGIEGIKKIKEKLPDMDVIVLTVHENDEYVFDALCAGACGYLVKDTPTARILDAIKDVADGGAPMSTQIARMVVHSFQKKTHTLLTQRETEVLQQLCTGKSYKMIADILFISEETVRRHLKSIYKKLEVHSKSEAVAKALKEKLV, via the coding sequence ATGATAACTGTATCCATTGTCGAAGACGACAAAGACATATGCCAAAGCTTGGCTATGTTGATTAACAGTACACTGCAGTTCAAGTGCACGCATACGTACAATGATTGCGCTACAGGGATCGCCGGCGTCATAAAAGATCCGCCGAATGTTGTGTTAATGGACATTGGGCTTCCGGATATGTCGGGCATTGAAGGTATTAAGAAAATTAAAGAAAAACTTCCCGACATGGATGTTATTGTATTAACGGTCCATGAAAATGATGAATACGTTTTCGATGCGCTCTGCGCAGGTGCTTGCGGGTATTTGGTTAAAGACACTCCCACCGCACGAATTTTGGATGCGATCAAAGATGTTGCAGACGGCGGCGCACCCATGAGTACACAAATTGCACGCATGGTAGTTCACTCTTTTCAGAAAAAAACACATACGTTACTGACGCAGCGTGAGACTGAAGTTTTACAACAATTGTGTACTGGCAAAAGCTACAAAATGATTGCAGATATTCTATTTATTAGTGAAGAAACTGTCAGAAGACATCTAAAGAGTATTTACAAAAAGCTTGAAGTTCATTCAAAATCCGAAGCCGTTGCAAAAGCTTTGAAGGAAAAATTAGTTTAA